One Alnus glutinosa chromosome 3, dhAlnGlut1.1, whole genome shotgun sequence genomic region harbors:
- the LOC133862528 gene encoding protein NUCLEAR FUSION DEFECTIVE 4-like: MVFPATGGGGWADMKSITLQVLKGRWFVMFTTFLLMSVSGASYMFGLYSNEIKSTLGYDQTTLNLLSFFKDLGSNIGILSGLINQVTPPWVVLAVGGLLNFFGYFMIWLAVTKKITRPSVWNMCLYICIGANSHTFTNTGALVTCVQNFPESRGIVMGLTNGYIGLSAAIITQLFHAFFGGDTKSLILLMASLPMAVSFTFLRVIRFMKGTRQPNEIKVFCNFLYISLCLAVFLMIMIIVQNNVTFTQSEYGASVAVMLFLLFLPLAVVVKQEYKLWKSNKKVVNDDPSPLRIITDQKPNPEASPSVTPLSSSEEKQASCWKTMLQPPNRGEDYTVLQALFSIDMLLLFFATISGLGGTLTVMDNLGQIGTSLGYPLASISNFVSLSSIWSYLGVVVAGVVAEIFVTKYNLPRPLMHTLILLLSCVGYLLIAFNVKHALYFASIILGACCGAQWPLVFTIISELFGLKYYSILYNFGALASPIGSYLLNVRVTGYLYDKEAMKQLAALGLTRQPGEELNCRGGECFKLSFIILTAVTLFGSLASLILVLRTRKFYKSDIYKKFRDEVKAAETGQTIGRDGVGLSVVVGGEKDLL, translated from the exons ATGGTGTTTCCTGCAACAGGAGGCGGTGGTTGGGCAGACATGAAGAGTATCACCCTTCAAGTGCTCAAGGGGCGGTGGTTCGTGATGTTCACAACATTTCTACTGATGTCCGTCTCTGGCGCGAGCTACATGTTCGGCCTCTACTCCAACGAGATCAAATCCACCCTCGGCTACGACCAGACCACTCTTAACTTGCTTAGCTTCTTCAAGGACTTGGGTTCCAACATAG GTATCCTCTCTGGCCTAATCAACCAAGTCACACCCCCATGGGTCGTCTTAGCAGTGGGGGGACTTCTGAATTTTTTTGGGTACTTCATGATATGGCTGGCCGTGACCAAAAAAATTACCAGACCGAGCGTCTGGAACATGTGCTTGTACATCTGTATTGGTGCAAATTCGCATACTTTCACCAACACTGGAGCGCTCGTCACCTGCGTTCAGAACTTCCCAGAAAGCCGTGGCATCGTGATGGGGCTTACTAACGGTTATATAGGCCTGAGTGCCGCAATTATCACACAGTTATTCCACGCCTTCTTTGGCGGCGACACCAAGTCTTTGATTTTGCTGATGGCATCTCTTCCGATGGCTGTATCTTTCACTTTTCTTCGAGTCATTCGATTTATGAAGGGTACTCGGCAGCCTAACGAGATCAAAGTTTTCTGCAATTTCCTCTACATTTCACTGTGTCTTGCAGTGTTTTTGATGATTATGATTATAGTACAAAACAATGTCACGTTCACGCAAAGCGAATATGGTGCGAGTGTAGCCGTGATGCTTTTCTTGCTGTTTCTCCCCCTTGCTGTCGTTGTCAAGCAAGAGTACAAGCTTTGGAAGAGCAATAAGAAAGTTGTCAATGATGATCCTTCACCGTTGAGAATAATCACTGATCAGAAGCCAAACCCTGAGGCTTCTCCATCTGTAACACCACTATCATCAAGTGAAGAAAAACAGGCTTCCTGTTGGAAAACAATGTTACAGCCGCCAAACAGAGGGGAGGATTATACCGTACTCCAAGCCCTTTTCAGCATTGACATGTTACTGCTATTCTTCGCCACAATTTCCGGCCTCGGGGGCACGTTAACCGTGATGGACAACTTGGGACAGATTGGAACATCCTTAGGATATCCGCTTGCAAGCATAAGCAATTTCGTGTCACTTTCTAGCATATGGAGTTATCTGGGAGTTGTGGTGGCAGGTGTGGTGGCAGAAATTTTTGTGACAAAATACAACTTGCCTCGTCCTCTTATGCACACTTTAATCCTGCTGTTATCATGTGTTGGTTATCTTCTAATCGCGTTTAATGTCAAACATGCGCTTTACTTTGCATCTATAATCTTGGGGGCTTGCTGTGGAGCACAATGGCCACTAGTTTTCACAATAATTTCTGAACTTTTTGGCCTTAAGTACTACTCTATTCTGTACAATTTCGGGGCACTAGCTAGCCCAATAGGGTCTTATTTGCTCAATGTGAGGGTCACTGGCTATTTATATGACAAAGAGGCTATGAAGCAACTGGCTGCATTGGGCCTCACGAGGCAGCCTGGGGAGGAACTAAATTGTAGAGGGGGGGAGTGCTTTAAATTGTCTTTCATTATTCTTACTGCTGTGACATTGTTCGGTTCTCTTGCTTCGCTTATCTTGGTGCTTAGGACTAGGAAGTTTTACAAGAGTGACATCTATAAGAAGTTCCGGGATGAGGTAAAAGCAGCCGAGACAGGACAGACGATTGGCCGGGATGGAGTTGGACTGTCGGTAGTTGTCGGAGGGGAAAAGGATCTTCTCTGA